A single region of the Jatrophihabitans sp. GAS493 genome encodes:
- a CDS encoding acyl-CoA dehydrogenase family protein: MTSKNSTFDLFRISDDHVQLREAVRLVAEKKIAPFAAEVDEQAAFPQEAYDALIASDFHAPHVPAEYDGVGADALATCIVIEEVARVCASSSLIPAVNKLGSMPLMLAGSAELKAKYLPPLARGEAGFAYGLSEREAGSDTASMKTRAIADGDEWIINGQKSWITNAGVAEFYTVLAVTDPDARRGSNVSAFVVEKSDPGFGFGAKERKLGIKGSPTRELHFDNVRIPADRMIGTRGEGLKIALRTLDHTRVTIGAQAVGIAQGALDFALGYVKERSQFGKHLAEFQGLQFMLADMAMTLEAARSMVYVAAAKSERGDSDLPFFGAAAKCYASDVAMQITTDAVQLLGGYGYTRDFPVERMMRDAKITQIYEGTNQIQRVVMARELLAGRA; the protein is encoded by the coding sequence ATGACCAGCAAAAACAGCACCTTCGACCTCTTTCGGATCTCCGACGACCACGTGCAGCTACGCGAGGCCGTCCGCCTGGTCGCCGAGAAGAAGATCGCCCCTTTCGCGGCCGAGGTCGATGAACAGGCCGCCTTCCCGCAGGAGGCCTACGATGCGCTGATCGCCTCGGACTTCCACGCCCCGCACGTGCCGGCCGAGTACGACGGAGTGGGTGCCGATGCCCTGGCCACCTGCATCGTCATCGAGGAGGTGGCCCGCGTCTGCGCCTCGTCCTCCCTCATTCCAGCCGTCAACAAGCTGGGTTCAATGCCGTTGATGCTGGCTGGGTCGGCCGAACTGAAGGCGAAGTATCTGCCGCCGCTCGCGCGCGGTGAAGCGGGCTTCGCCTACGGGCTCTCGGAACGGGAGGCCGGCAGCGATACCGCATCGATGAAGACGCGCGCCATCGCCGACGGCGACGAGTGGATCATCAACGGGCAGAAGTCCTGGATCACGAATGCCGGCGTCGCCGAGTTCTACACCGTCCTCGCCGTCACCGATCCGGATGCCCGGCGCGGCTCGAACGTCAGCGCGTTCGTAGTCGAGAAGTCCGACCCCGGCTTCGGGTTCGGGGCCAAGGAGCGCAAGCTCGGCATCAAGGGATCGCCGACTCGTGAACTGCACTTCGACAACGTCCGGATTCCGGCTGACCGGATGATCGGCACCCGCGGCGAGGGGCTGAAGATCGCACTGCGGACGCTTGACCACACTCGCGTGACCATCGGCGCGCAGGCCGTCGGAATCGCTCAGGGCGCGCTCGACTTCGCCCTCGGCTACGTCAAGGAACGCTCACAGTTCGGCAAGCACCTGGCCGAGTTCCAAGGACTGCAGTTCATGTTGGCCGACATGGCGATGACACTGGAGGCCGCGCGCAGCATGGTCTACGTCGCCGCCGCCAAATCCGAACGGGGCGACAGCGATCTGCCATTCTTCGGTGCCGCCGCCAAGTGCTACGCCTCGGACGTGGCCATGCAGATCACCACCGATGCCGTACAGCTGCTCGGCGGCTACGGATACACGCGGGATTTCCCGGTCGAGCGAATGATGCGCGACGCCAAGATCACCCAGATCTACGAGGGCACCAACCAGATCCAACGCGTAGTCATGGCCCGCGAACTACTCGCCGGGCGGGCCTGA
- a CDS encoding 3-hydroxybutyryl-CoA dehydrogenase → MEKIGVVGCGLMGSGIAEVFARAGLDVVVAESSVEAADAGQARLDAALRRAEARGKIESADEVLGRIRVVTELTELSDRDLVIEAIVEDESAKTALFRQLDAIVTSPDAILASNTSSIPIMKLAVATNRPSHVLGIHFFNPVPVLSLVELVPSLLTDPKTTQRAREVVEDTLGKKAIDCQDRAGFVVNALLIPFILSAIRMLESGFATAADIDDGLVRGCAHPQGPLALADLIGLDTTKAVAESLYEEFKEPLYAAPPLLARMVDANLLGRKSGRGFYTYS, encoded by the coding sequence GTGGAGAAGATCGGAGTCGTCGGCTGCGGGCTGATGGGGTCGGGAATCGCGGAGGTGTTCGCGCGGGCCGGTCTGGACGTGGTCGTCGCCGAGTCGAGCGTGGAGGCCGCCGACGCCGGGCAGGCACGGTTGGATGCGGCGCTGCGACGCGCCGAGGCTCGCGGCAAGATCGAGTCGGCCGACGAGGTGCTCGGCCGGATTCGAGTGGTCACCGAGCTCACCGAGTTGAGCGACCGCGACCTGGTGATCGAGGCGATCGTGGAGGATGAGTCGGCCAAGACCGCGCTCTTCAGACAGCTCGACGCGATCGTCACCTCACCGGACGCCATTCTCGCCTCCAACACCTCCTCCATCCCGATCATGAAGCTGGCCGTCGCCACGAATCGACCCAGCCATGTCCTCGGCATCCATTTCTTCAACCCGGTCCCGGTGCTCTCCCTGGTTGAGCTCGTCCCGAGCCTGCTCACCGACCCGAAGACCACCCAGCGCGCTCGCGAGGTGGTCGAAGACACCCTGGGCAAGAAGGCCATCGACTGCCAGGATCGGGCCGGGTTCGTGGTGAACGCGCTGCTGATCCCGTTCATTCTGTCGGCGATCCGAATGCTCGAGTCCGGCTTCGCCACCGCCGCCGATATCGACGACGGACTGGTCCGCGGCTGTGCCCATCCGCAGGGCCCGCTCGCTCTGGCCGACCTGATCGGCCTCGATACCACCAAGGCGGTGGCCGAATCGCTCTACGAGGAGTTCAAGGAGCCGCTCTACGCCGCACCCCCCCTTCTCGCACGGATGGTCGACGCGAACCTCCTCGGGCGCAAATCCGGTCGCGGCTTCTACACCTACTCCTAA